The Candidatus Margulisiibacteriota bacterium DNA segment TTCGGCGACCTTATGTCGCAGCTACTTTGTTTCTTTATTCTACTTTACGTCTTCGCAACAATAAGCGCCGCAAAATCCGGAGGAACAGACTATACGGATATGATCGCTCAAATGAGTCGAAATTTCAAACAAACAATGGAAAGAAAACCTATTACTATTCAGGAACCCAAAAAGGAAGAAAAATCCAAGCTGGTAGAGAAGGTTAGGCAGGTACTTATTGACCAGAAGCTGGAGCCATTTGTAGACTTGATTGTGGAGGATAAAAAAATCAGACTTATTTTTTCACAACCGGTTTTGTTTGATATAGCAGACGCCACTCTAAAGGCTGATTTCGCGAAAACATTGTCTCCGGTTGCCGATATAATAAAAGGAATATCCAATAATATAGTAGTTGAAGGTCATACAGACAATGTGCCTATTCATACTGAAAAGTATGATTCCAACTGGGTTCTTTCTTTTCATAGAGCATATAGCGTGGTAAATTATTTAACACAAACCAAAGGTATAGACCCGCAGCGTATTTCTGTAATGGGTTATGGTGAATACAGACCAAGATTTGCCAATGATACGCAGGCAAACAGGGATATGAACCGTCGTATCGAAGTAATAATTCTAACCGATGCAAATTTTGCCAATCCAACTCCTGCTTCTAAATAAAAAAATCGTCAGAATCGTTTAAATCCTTGCAATTTCCGGAGAAATGTTTAAAAACTATAT contains these protein-coding regions:
- a CDS encoding flagellar motor protein MotB → MSYKKKVHQEEGESPIGFVMFGDLMSQLLCFFILLYVFATISAAKSGGTDYTDMIAQMSRNFKQTMERKPITIQEPKKEEKSKLVEKVRQVLIDQKLEPFVDLIVEDKKIRLIFSQPVLFDIADATLKADFAKTLSPVADIIKGISNNIVVEGHTDNVPIHTEKYDSNWVLSFHRAYSVVNYLTQTKGIDPQRISVMGYGEYRPRFANDTQANRDMNRRIEVIILTDANFANPTPASK